Below is a window of Cytophaga hutchinsonii ATCC 33406 DNA.
TAATGTGGGAAGTTTTCTATATATGGCAAATGATTTTAAAAAATCTAACTTTTCTATGGCCGGGGAGCCTAATAGTGTGAGTCCTTCTTCTGATATAGTTCTGCCAATGCCCGCTTGCGCTGCAATGGTTGTTTTATTTGCAATTTTAATGTGGCCGATAATACCTACCTGGCCGGCAATGATGCAGTTTTCACCAATGGTTGTAGAGCCTGAAATGCCTGCCTGAGCAGCGATAACGGTATTTTTTCCAATCTTAACGTTGTGTGCAATCTGGATCAGGTTATCTATTTTTACTCCGTCATAAATAATGGTAGAACCCATTGTAGCGCAGTCGATAACTGTGTTTGCGCCAATGTCAACGTGGTTGCCGATTACAACATTTCCGATCTGCGGAATGGTTTTATACGTTCCGTCTGCCTGAGGAGCAAAACCAAAACCGTCGCTTCCGATCACACAGCCGGAATGAATGGTAACCTGATTGCCAAGCTCGCAGTTAGCATATATTTTAACACCGGCATAAATAGTTGTATTGTCACCAATAGTAACATTGTCTCCAATGTATGCTTGTGGATAAATCTTAACATTATTGCCGATTTTGCAATTTGAACCAATGTATGCAAAGGCTCCGATATAGTGATTAGAACCAATTACAGCATTTTTTCCGATGAAGCTGGGTTCTTCTTTACCCATTTTTGAAGCGTTTAATGCTTGTTGATAAGCTTCTAAAATCGTGGTAAAACTTGTGTATGGATCGTCTACAAGTATTAAAGAGGTCTTTAACGATTCCCGTGGCTGGAAATCCTTTTTTACAATAACCGCACTGGCATTGGTGGAATAAATGAAACTTTCGTATTTGGGATTAGATAAAAAGGAAATACTTCCGGAGGAAGCTTCTTCAATTTTTGCAATTGAACTGACTTTAGCTTTCCCATCTCCTTTTACTTCTCCACCTAATAGGTGCGCTATTTCCTCTAAAGTAAATTCCATTTATATTGTCGTGAAAGTATATTAAATTATTGCAAATATACATCTTTTGGACAGCAAATATAATGTTTGGTTACAATTTTGCTCAGCGCCTGAATATTGGGTAAATCAGAAGCTATGGCCACATCCAAAATTTCTTTATTCTTCATTTTTACCTTGATTTGAGTATTTTCAGCAAGGTACGCCGCATTACTAATAGTTCCCTGAATCAGAAAATAATCCAACTCTGCCGTTGTTATCGGAAAGGTCAAAAGCAAGCGTTTTTGGTTCGTTTCGATTTGGTTGGCTCCGATTTGTTCCGGTTGAATATGTACGGAAAAGAGCTTGCGGTCCAGAATCATTTTACTGATGGTTGATAAAACAACATCTTCTTCTTTTGACCATTGTTTTATAGCGAACCATAAATCTACATCATCAAGTTTTAAGAATGCGCTTAAGAGATCAGATTGCTGAAGCAGCTGTTCAAAAGTAA
It encodes the following:
- the lpxD gene encoding UDP-3-O-(3-hydroxymyristoyl)glucosamine N-acyltransferase; this translates as MEFTLEEIAHLLGGEVKGDGKAKVSSIAKIEEASSGSISFLSNPKYESFIYSTNASAVIVKKDFQPRESLKTSLILVDDPYTSFTTILEAYQQALNASKMGKEEPSFIGKNAVIGSNHYIGAFAYIGSNCKIGNNVKIYPQAYIGDNVTIGDNTTIYAGVKIYANCELGNQVTIHSGCVIGSDGFGFAPQADGTYKTIPQIGNVVIGNHVDIGANTVIDCATMGSTIIYDGVKIDNLIQIAHNVKIGKNTVIAAQAGISGSTTIGENCIIAGQVGIIGHIKIANKTTIAAQAGIGRTISEEGLTLLGSPAIEKLDFLKSFAIYRKLPTLQKRIEELEEKTLNLSGIKES